The following proteins are encoded in a genomic region of Waddliaceae bacterium:
- a CDS encoding DUF2608 domain-containing protein: MWHKRLLAVILSFFCATLSADIIEMPHMEELVEYVNDDTLVVFDIDNTIAIPVQTLGCDHWFFPHYQEYCDSGMGKEEALTKALLEWMAIQSVSEVTLVEEGIDDVIVDLQTRDVAVMAMTTRGHWLELATRHQLSSLGVDIAKTSPSTATMFFSLERPVMLSDGVIFTNNTHKGNALFTVLDSIEYSPASVIFINDKASDLAMVADSCEARGVPFIGLRYGYTDEAVNNVDMGVAGVQFERFINILSDEEAIALKR, translated from the coding sequence ATGTGGCATAAAAGACTTCTGGCTGTAATTTTATCGTTCTTTTGCGCCACACTCTCTGCTGACATCATCGAGATGCCACATATGGAAGAACTTGTTGAATATGTCAATGACGACACTCTTGTCGTCTTCGACATCGACAATACCATCGCCATCCCTGTACAGACGCTTGGCTGCGACCACTGGTTTTTTCCGCATTACCAGGAATATTGCGATAGCGGCATGGGGAAAGAAGAGGCTCTAACAAAAGCTTTGCTTGAGTGGATGGCGATACAGAGCGTCTCCGAGGTTACTCTCGTCGAAGAAGGCATTGACGATGTTATCGTCGACCTTCAAACCCGTGACGTCGCCGTTATGGCGATGACGACACGCGGGCATTGGCTGGAGCTTGCGACGAGACACCAGCTTTCTTCTTTAGGGGTCGATATAGCAAAGACGTCGCCTTCTACGGCGACGATGTTCTTCTCCTTGGAGCGTCCTGTCATGCTTTCCGATGGTGTAATCTTCACCAACAACACCCACAAGGGGAACGCTCTTTTTACTGTACTTGATAGCATAGAATATTCTCCTGCTTCAGTGATCTTCATCAACGACAAGGCTTCGGACCTTGCTATGGTCGCCGATAGCTGCGAGGCTCGTGGTGTGCCGTTTATTGGCCTGCGGTATGGCTATACTGATGAGGCGGTTAACAACGTCGATATGGGCGTTGCTGGCGTGCAGTTCGAGCGTTTTATCAACATCCTTTCTGATGAAGAAGCTATAGCTTTGAAAAGATAA